The Microbacterium sp. Nx66 genome contains a region encoding:
- a CDS encoding LacI family DNA-binding transcriptional regulator produces MAVSVREVAEDAGVSVGTVSNVLNRPEKVAAETVARVQASIDRLGFVRNDAARQLRAGRSRTIGLVVLDIRNPFFAEVIRGAEERADQHGLSVLVANSDEKQEREAMHLDLFEEQRVTGVLVTPVAESLPRLVRMHERGTHAVLVDRESQDERFASVAVDDVEGGRIATEHLLAVGRRRIAFVGGPVALRQVSDRLSGAQAAAAAAGVGLEFIATSALTVEEGRRAGAQILDRAAGDRPDAVFAANDLLALGLLQSLVMTGDARVPEDIALVGYDDIDFAAAAVIPLSSVRQPAALIGSTAVDLLLRGQDEVAPAPEHVLFRPELVARRSTTGE; encoded by the coding sequence ATGGCCGTCAGTGTGCGGGAGGTCGCCGAGGACGCGGGTGTCTCCGTCGGGACCGTGTCGAACGTGCTCAATCGGCCGGAGAAGGTGGCCGCGGAGACCGTCGCTCGCGTACAGGCGTCCATCGACCGTCTCGGGTTCGTGCGCAACGACGCGGCGCGGCAGCTCCGTGCCGGGCGCAGCCGCACGATCGGGCTCGTCGTGCTCGACATCCGGAACCCGTTCTTCGCCGAGGTGATCCGCGGGGCCGAGGAGCGCGCCGACCAGCACGGACTCTCCGTCCTCGTCGCGAACAGCGACGAGAAGCAGGAGCGCGAGGCGATGCACCTGGACCTCTTCGAGGAGCAGCGGGTGACGGGTGTGCTCGTCACCCCGGTGGCGGAGTCACTGCCGCGGCTGGTGCGGATGCATGAGCGCGGTACGCACGCCGTCCTCGTCGACCGGGAATCGCAGGATGAGCGGTTCGCCTCCGTCGCCGTCGACGACGTGGAGGGCGGGCGCATCGCGACGGAGCACCTGCTCGCGGTCGGCCGTCGCCGGATCGCCTTCGTCGGCGGCCCGGTCGCGCTGCGCCAGGTCTCCGATCGCCTGAGCGGCGCGCAGGCCGCGGCGGCTGCGGCAGGGGTCGGGCTGGAGTTCATCGCGACCTCCGCGCTCACCGTCGAGGAGGGGCGGCGCGCCGGTGCGCAGATCCTCGACCGTGCCGCGGGGGACCGGCCGGACGCCGTCTTCGCGGCGAACGATCTCCTGGCCCTCGGCCTCCTGCAGAGCCTGGTGATGACCGGCGATGCCCGGGTCCCCGAGGACATCGCGCTCGTCGGCTACGACGACATCGACTTCGCCGCGGCCGCCGTGATCCCGCTCAGCTCGGTGCGGCAGCCGGCCGCGCTCATCGGCTCGACCGCCGTCGACTTGCTGCTGCGAGGACAGGACGAGGTGGCGCCGGCGCCTGAGCACGTGCTGTTCCGGCCGGAGCTCGTCGCCCGCCGCTCGACCACCGGGGAGTGA
- a CDS encoding ABC transporter permease — protein sequence MTTATATATTRVIRDYDKPLWRRLLLTREAAIVGLLLLVAIVSASSIRGFGQPITLTYLLLDIAPILLIALPMTLIMITGEIDLSVGSMVGLSSVVTGALVQAGIPFELAALAALVVGVVGGAFNGFLVTVVGLPSLAVTIGTLALFRGLAVGLLGTAAVTDFPEFWTALAKAKIAGTPIPVITIPFLVLVAVFSVLLHFTPFGRGVYAIGLSKDAAHFSGVHVERTKLILFVLSGAVAAFAGIFYTLRYGSARGDNATGLELQVIAAVVLGGVSVFGGRGKIYGVIAAAFLIGALASALRLVNVTSDVINIITGTLLVISVVAASFLAWLQKARRRPGRPPAGAATATKAPMDAASAASPDERNEQ from the coding sequence ATGACCACCGCGACCGCCACCGCGACCACCCGCGTCATCCGCGACTACGACAAGCCCCTGTGGCGTCGCCTCCTGCTCACCCGCGAGGCCGCGATCGTGGGTCTGCTCCTGCTCGTCGCGATCGTCTCGGCGTCCAGCATCCGCGGGTTCGGACAGCCCATCACGCTGACCTACCTGCTGCTCGACATCGCCCCGATCCTGCTGATCGCCCTGCCGATGACCCTCATCATGATCACCGGTGAGATCGACCTCTCGGTGGGCAGCATGGTCGGACTGTCCAGCGTCGTCACCGGCGCGCTGGTGCAGGCGGGGATCCCTTTCGAGCTCGCGGCCCTCGCCGCCCTCGTCGTGGGCGTGGTCGGCGGAGCGTTCAACGGCTTCCTCGTGACAGTCGTCGGCCTGCCCTCGCTCGCCGTCACGATCGGCACACTCGCGCTCTTCCGCGGCCTCGCCGTCGGGCTGCTCGGCACGGCGGCCGTCACCGACTTCCCGGAGTTCTGGACGGCTCTCGCCAAGGCGAAGATCGCCGGGACCCCCATCCCCGTCATCACGATCCCGTTCCTCGTGCTCGTCGCGGTCTTCTCGGTCCTGCTGCACTTCACGCCGTTCGGCCGCGGGGTGTACGCGATCGGTCTGTCGAAGGACGCGGCCCACTTCTCCGGTGTGCACGTCGAGCGCACGAAGCTCATCCTGTTCGTGCTGTCCGGGGCGGTCGCCGCGTTCGCCGGCATCTTCTACACGCTCCGCTACGGCAGCGCCCGCGGCGACAACGCCACCGGCCTCGAGCTCCAGGTCATCGCGGCCGTCGTGCTCGGCGGCGTGTCGGTGTTCGGCGGTCGCGGCAAGATCTACGGCGTCATCGCCGCCGCCTTCCTCATCGGAGCGCTCGCGAGTGCACTCCGCCTGGTGAACGTCACCTCCGACGTCATCAACATCATCACCGGCACGCTCCTCGTGATCTCGGTGGTGGCCGCAAGCTTCCTGGCCTGGCTGCAGAAGGCACGCCGCCGACCGGGCAGACCCCCCGCCGGTGCCGCCACAGCGACGAAGGCACCGATGGACGCCGCATCCGCGGCATCTCCCGACGAAAGGAACGAACAATGA
- a CDS encoding L-rhamnose mutarotase yields MTRVAFQLQVKPELLSEYLARHTPVRPEMLREIAAAGRRDYSLFLGAGGVLFGYYETDDDAAAQAYLAASPVAARWEAEMAPFFLDLDGRPDQAATPLTEVFHLEDQLAAAGESATPATDNEGRAS; encoded by the coding sequence ATGACCCGCGTCGCCTTCCAGCTCCAGGTGAAGCCCGAGCTGCTGTCCGAGTACCTCGCCCGCCACACGCCGGTGCGTCCCGAGATGCTCCGCGAGATCGCGGCCGCCGGCCGGCGCGACTACAGCCTCTTCCTCGGTGCCGGCGGCGTGCTCTTCGGCTACTACGAGACCGATGACGATGCGGCCGCGCAGGCCTACCTCGCCGCCTCCCCCGTCGCCGCACGCTGGGAAGCCGAGATGGCCCCCTTCTTCCTCGACCTCGACGGCCGTCCCGATCAGGCCGCCACCCCTCTCACCGAGGTGTTCCACCTCGAAGACCAGCTCGCCGCCGCCGGCGAGAGCGCCACACCCGCCACCGACAACGAAGGCCGTGCATCGTGA
- a CDS encoding potassium channel family protein, whose product MSEPSGAHVRAGFAAPADPRRGALGYATVLALLIVSYGLCAAQPGTVPSPWAFLAMLVTVAIVFRVTRARALVQRVSWVVLSAAGLAALLAAFFATDSPALAVALSAASMIALLVAPWAIIAHQVTRRGLDVEALLAAVTAYILVGMFFAFVYNLLSLLLPTPLFGDAASDSLGNQLFFSFTALTTTGYGNLVPVGSGVQAVAIAEGITGQLFLITAVARIMRGASAQRSTPTPA is encoded by the coding sequence ATGTCCGAGCCATCGGGAGCGCACGTCCGCGCGGGGTTCGCCGCCCCGGCCGACCCGAGGCGCGGCGCCCTCGGCTATGCCACGGTGCTCGCCCTCCTCATCGTCTCGTACGGACTGTGCGCGGCCCAGCCCGGCACGGTTCCCAGCCCCTGGGCGTTCCTGGCGATGCTGGTCACGGTCGCGATCGTGTTCCGCGTGACCAGGGCCCGCGCCCTCGTGCAGCGGGTGTCGTGGGTCGTGCTCTCGGCCGCCGGGCTCGCTGCCCTCCTCGCGGCGTTCTTCGCCACGGACAGTCCGGCCCTCGCCGTCGCCCTCTCCGCCGCCTCCATGATCGCGCTGCTGGTCGCGCCGTGGGCCATCATCGCGCACCAGGTCACCCGCCGAGGCCTCGACGTCGAGGCCCTCCTGGCCGCCGTGACGGCCTACATCCTCGTGGGCATGTTCTTCGCCTTCGTCTACAACCTGCTGTCCCTGCTGCTGCCGACCCCGCTGTTCGGCGATGCGGCGAGCGATTCGCTCGGCAATCAGCTCTTCTTCTCGTTCACCGCCCTGACGACGACGGGCTACGGCAACCTCGTCCCCGTCGGATCGGGCGTGCAGGCGGTGGCCATCGCCGAGGGGATCACCGGGCAGCTCTTCCTCATCACCGCCGTGGCGCGCATCATGCGGGGCGCCAGCGCCCAGCGCTCCACGCCGACGCCGGCCTGA
- a CDS encoding SDR family NAD(P)-dependent oxidoreductase encodes MELGLRGKRAFISGSSQGIGYAVASALAAEGVDVVINGRDEGRVDAAVAAVALAHPGAAVSGIAADFTDPDQVAALTEKLGQVDILVNNVGLFGLADFADITDEDWARYFEVNVMSGVRLSRALLPGMRERGWGRIVLVSSESGVNVPADMVHYGVTKAAMIALGNGLAKLTRGTGVTVNTVLGGPTYSEGVAATVAAVAAAQSVSVDVMKEAIIGQNTTTLLERFLDPTEVADLVVYLSSVRASATNGAALRADGGVLTAML; translated from the coding sequence ATGGAACTGGGGCTGCGCGGCAAGAGGGCGTTCATCAGCGGGTCGAGCCAGGGGATCGGCTATGCGGTCGCGTCCGCTCTCGCTGCCGAGGGGGTCGATGTCGTGATCAACGGTCGTGACGAGGGACGCGTCGACGCGGCGGTCGCCGCCGTGGCCCTCGCGCATCCCGGTGCGGCCGTCTCCGGGATCGCCGCGGACTTCACCGATCCCGACCAGGTGGCCGCATTGACGGAGAAGCTCGGTCAGGTGGACATCCTCGTCAACAACGTCGGTCTCTTCGGACTCGCCGACTTCGCGGACATCACCGATGAGGACTGGGCGCGCTACTTCGAGGTGAACGTGATGAGCGGAGTGCGCCTCTCCCGGGCTCTCCTGCCGGGGATGCGGGAACGGGGCTGGGGACGCATCGTCTTGGTCAGCAGCGAGTCCGGCGTGAACGTCCCGGCCGACATGGTGCACTACGGCGTGACGAAGGCGGCGATGATCGCCCTCGGCAACGGGTTGGCCAAGCTCACCCGCGGCACCGGCGTGACGGTCAACACCGTCCTGGGTGGCCCGACCTACTCGGAGGGCGTCGCGGCGACTGTCGCCGCCGTCGCAGCAGCCCAGTCCGTCTCCGTGGACGTGATGAAAGAGGCGATCATCGGACAGAACACGACCACACTCCTGGAGCGCTTCCTCGATCCGACCGAGGTCGCGGACCTCGTCGTCTACCTCTCCAGCGTCCGGGCCTCCGCGACGAACGGCGCCGCGCTGCGGGCGGATGGGGGCGTGCTGACGGCGATGCTCTGA
- a CDS encoding MarR family winged helix-turn-helix transcriptional regulator codes for MSPLSPAPLNAEEMDVWSALATLLERLPAALDAQLQRDSGLTHFEHGILFALDSAPERTLRLSVLAGYANSTLSRLSRAITRLEAKGWVRREVDAEDGRFTLGILTDAGHRKVEESTPAHQALIRRVVFDALTPAQARQLGAASRKISAALSPDPTWMPGTQA; via the coding sequence ATGTCGCCGCTCTCCCCCGCCCCCTTGAACGCCGAAGAGATGGACGTCTGGTCGGCACTCGCGACGCTCCTCGAACGGCTCCCGGCGGCCCTCGACGCGCAGTTGCAGCGGGACAGCGGACTCACCCACTTCGAGCACGGGATCCTCTTCGCCCTCGATTCGGCGCCGGAGCGCACCCTCCGCCTCAGCGTCCTCGCCGGCTACGCGAACAGCACGCTGTCCCGGCTCTCCCGCGCCATCACTCGCCTGGAGGCGAAAGGCTGGGTCCGACGCGAAGTCGACGCGGAGGACGGGCGCTTCACCCTCGGCATCCTCACCGACGCCGGCCATCGGAAGGTCGAGGAGTCGACTCCCGCCCACCAGGCCCTCATCCGCCGCGTCGTCTTCGATGCACTCACACCGGCGCAGGCGCGGCAGCTCGGTGCGGCCAGCCGGAAGATCTCCGCCGCACTCTCCCCCGATCCGACCTGGATGCCCGGGACGCAGGCGTGA
- a CDS encoding ABC transporter permease, with translation MTTAIPVSALTKRISGLGRAREFGILLALVLVVTAATLNNPKFLFSADGWRDLLLTPSILVLVAVGQAIVLITRNVDLSVGSVMGLTAYLTGRLFIDIPGIPIVLVVVAAVVLGALLGLINGALVAYAKVPAMVITLGTLYAYRGINVLWTGSDRVNASDMPRDFLALGTGQLLGIPILAIVAVLVLAVAAWYMKNTRGGREFYAIGSDPAAAELYGLRVTRRVLTAFVLSGALAGLAGVFYAARYGTINSQAGAGWELDAVGAAVIGGVAITGGIGSVWGAAIGAVLLLTINRALPILGIPDFWQRAVVGLLIIGAIVLDRVLAVRQRRRLIEARDES, from the coding sequence GTGACCACCGCCATCCCCGTCTCCGCGCTCACCAAGCGCATCTCCGGTCTCGGCAGAGCCCGCGAGTTCGGCATCCTCCTGGCCCTCGTGCTCGTGGTGACCGCCGCGACCCTCAACAACCCCAAGTTCTTGTTCAGCGCCGACGGCTGGCGCGACCTGCTGCTGACGCCCTCGATCCTCGTGCTCGTCGCGGTAGGACAGGCCATCGTCCTCATCACGCGCAACGTCGACCTGTCCGTAGGGTCCGTGATGGGTCTGACCGCCTACCTGACCGGACGACTCTTCATCGACATCCCGGGCATCCCGATCGTGCTGGTCGTGGTCGCCGCCGTGGTGCTCGGCGCCCTCCTCGGCCTCATCAACGGCGCCCTCGTCGCGTACGCCAAGGTGCCGGCGATGGTCATCACCCTCGGCACCCTCTACGCCTACCGCGGCATCAACGTGCTGTGGACCGGCAGCGACCGCGTGAACGCGTCCGACATGCCGCGCGACTTCCTGGCTCTGGGCACGGGCCAGCTCCTCGGCATCCCGATCCTCGCGATCGTCGCGGTCCTCGTGCTCGCCGTCGCCGCCTGGTACATGAAGAACACCCGCGGCGGCCGGGAGTTCTACGCGATCGGCTCCGACCCGGCGGCGGCCGAGCTGTACGGCCTGCGTGTCACCCGCCGCGTGCTCACCGCTTTCGTCCTGTCGGGGGCCCTCGCCGGACTCGCCGGCGTCTTCTACGCGGCCCGCTACGGCACCATCAACTCCCAGGCGGGAGCGGGATGGGAGCTGGACGCGGTGGGCGCGGCCGTCATCGGCGGCGTCGCGATCACCGGCGGCATCGGCTCGGTCTGGGGCGCGGCGATCGGCGCCGTCCTCCTGCTGACCATCAACCGGGCGCTGCCGATCCTCGGCATCCCCGACTTCTGGCAGCGTGCCGTCGTCGGCCTGCTCATCATCGGCGCCATCGTGCTCGACCGCGTGCTCGCGGTACGGCAGAGACGGCGGCTCATCGAGGCGAGGGACGAATCATGA
- the rhaS gene encoding rhamnose ABC transporter substrate-binding protein, which produces MTFARKRVTAFAALAVAAAVALTGCAGSTDGGGDGGGDGSDASITFLPKNLGNPYFDTSSEGGKKAVEEFGGTFSEVGPAEATPDAQVSYINTATQQGVGALVVSANDPQAICDALNEARDAGVKVVTFDSDTNTDCRDLFINQADSEGIAKVQIDLIAEQIGGAGEIAILSASANATNQNAWIELMEEYVASEYPDITIVETVYGDDDDQTSFDKTAALLQTHPDLKGIVSPTTVGIAAAARYLSTSDFKGQVALTGLGTPNQMREYVEDGTVTAFALWNPADLGYLAAYAAQALIAGDITGEEGDTFEAGDLGEYTVGADGVVLLGDPFVFDADNIGDFDF; this is translated from the coding sequence ATGACGTTTGCACGCAAGCGTGTCACCGCCTTCGCCGCCCTCGCGGTGGCGGCGGCGGTCGCACTGACCGGCTGCGCCGGCTCCACCGACGGCGGAGGAGACGGCGGCGGCGACGGGTCGGACGCCTCGATCACCTTCCTGCCCAAGAACCTCGGCAACCCGTACTTCGACACGTCCAGCGAAGGCGGCAAGAAGGCCGTCGAGGAGTTCGGCGGCACGTTCTCCGAGGTCGGCCCGGCCGAGGCCACGCCCGACGCCCAGGTCAGCTACATCAACACGGCCACGCAGCAGGGGGTCGGCGCCCTCGTCGTCTCGGCCAACGACCCGCAGGCCATCTGCGACGCGTTGAACGAGGCCAGGGACGCCGGCGTCAAGGTCGTCACCTTCGACTCCGACACCAACACCGACTGCCGCGACCTGTTCATCAACCAGGCCGACTCCGAGGGCATCGCGAAGGTGCAGATCGACCTCATCGCCGAGCAGATCGGCGGCGCCGGGGAGATCGCCATCCTCTCCGCCTCCGCCAACGCCACGAACCAGAACGCCTGGATCGAGCTGATGGAGGAGTACGTCGCCAGCGAGTACCCCGACATCACGATCGTGGAGACGGTCTACGGCGACGATGACGACCAGACGTCGTTCGACAAGACGGCCGCGCTGCTGCAGACCCACCCCGACCTCAAGGGCATCGTCTCGCCCACCACGGTCGGCATCGCCGCCGCGGCGCGCTACCTGTCGACGTCCGACTTCAAGGGCCAGGTCGCGCTGACCGGCCTCGGCACGCCCAACCAGATGCGCGAGTACGTGGAGGACGGCACCGTCACCGCCTTCGCGCTGTGGAACCCGGCCGACCTCGGCTACCTGGCCGCCTACGCCGCGCAGGCCCTGATCGCGGGGGACATCACCGGCGAGGAAGGCGACACCTTCGAGGCCGGCGACCTCGGCGAGTACACCGTCGGCGCCGACGGCGTCGTCCTGCTGGGCGACCCGTTCGTGTTCGACGCCGACAACATCGGCGACTTCGACTTCTGA
- a CDS encoding sugar ABC transporter ATP-binding protein produces the protein MMSSPTTAPVLELADVQKAFGSVIALRSGTIAVHPGSIHALVGENGAGKSTLVKIVAGLYQRDGGVFRLRGEDVDFTSTAQSKAAGVAVIYQEPTLFPDLSVTENIFMGRQPVGRFGRIDRKAMRHEVERLFTRLGVTIDPDRPAEGLSIADQQVIEIAKAVSLDATLLIMDEPTAALSGVEVERLFAIARSLRDEGRGLIFISHRFDEVFALCDTVTVMRDGAYIATSAIAETTVDELVHQMVGREVSELFPKQEATIGEPLLEVEGLTSPGLFHDISFSVRAGEIVGLAGLVGAGRSEVARAVFGVDGYREGSVHMKGRRIRARRPVDAMRAGLALVPEDRRKQGLVIEAGVGGNITLAIRRRLARLGLLTTAMENRAAREWASRLEVKTHALDTVAATLSGGNQQKVVLAKWLATQPQVLLIDEPTRGIDVGTKSEVHRLLSQLAGQGMGILMISSELPEVLGMADRVLVMREGRITAEIPRSEATSENVMFAATHASELSS, from the coding sequence ATGATGTCCTCACCCACGACGGCGCCCGTGCTCGAGCTCGCCGACGTCCAGAAGGCCTTCGGGTCGGTGATCGCCCTGCGCTCCGGCACCATCGCCGTCCACCCCGGTTCCATCCATGCGCTCGTCGGCGAGAACGGTGCCGGCAAGTCGACCCTCGTGAAGATCGTCGCCGGTCTCTACCAGCGCGACGGCGGAGTCTTCCGCCTCCGCGGCGAGGACGTCGACTTCACCTCGACCGCGCAGTCGAAGGCCGCCGGCGTCGCGGTGATCTACCAGGAGCCGACACTCTTCCCCGACCTCTCCGTCACCGAGAACATCTTCATGGGCCGCCAGCCGGTCGGGCGGTTCGGACGGATCGATCGCAAGGCCATGCGCCACGAGGTCGAGCGCCTCTTCACCCGCCTCGGCGTCACGATCGACCCCGACCGTCCCGCCGAGGGCCTGTCGATCGCGGACCAGCAGGTCATCGAGATCGCCAAGGCCGTCTCCCTCGACGCCACGCTGCTCATCATGGACGAGCCCACCGCGGCACTGTCCGGCGTCGAGGTGGAGCGTCTGTTCGCGATCGCCCGGAGCCTGCGCGACGAGGGCCGCGGCCTCATCTTCATCTCGCACCGGTTCGACGAGGTGTTCGCGCTCTGCGACACCGTGACGGTCATGCGGGACGGCGCGTACATCGCGACCTCCGCCATCGCCGAGACCACCGTGGACGAGCTCGTCCATCAGATGGTGGGTCGCGAGGTGTCCGAGCTGTTCCCGAAGCAGGAGGCGACGATCGGCGAACCGTTGCTCGAGGTCGAGGGGCTGACCAGCCCCGGCCTCTTCCACGACATCTCCTTCTCCGTCCGCGCCGGCGAGATCGTCGGACTGGCCGGCCTCGTCGGCGCCGGACGCAGCGAGGTCGCCCGCGCCGTCTTCGGCGTGGACGGGTACCGCGAGGGCAGCGTGCACATGAAGGGGCGCCGTATCCGCGCCCGGCGCCCGGTGGACGCCATGCGCGCCGGGCTCGCCCTCGTCCCCGAGGATCGCCGCAAGCAGGGCCTCGTCATCGAAGCCGGCGTCGGCGGCAACATCACCCTCGCGATCCGTCGGCGCCTCGCCCGCCTCGGCCTGCTCACCACGGCGATGGAGAACCGTGCCGCCCGGGAGTGGGCCTCGCGGCTGGAGGTGAAGACGCACGCGCTCGACACCGTCGCCGCCACGCTCTCCGGCGGCAACCAGCAGAAGGTCGTGCTCGCGAAGTGGCTCGCGACGCAGCCGCAGGTGCTCCTCATCGACGAGCCCACCCGCGGCATCGACGTCGGCACCAAGTCCGAGGTGCACCGTCTGCTGTCCCAGCTCGCCGGTCAGGGCATGGGGATCCTGATGATCTCGTCCGAGCTGCCCGAGGTCCTCGGCATGGCCGACCGCGTGCTCGTGATGCGCGAGGGTCGCATCACGGCCGAGATCCCCCGCTCGGAGGCCACCTCCGAGAACGTCATGTTCGCCGCGACGCACGCATCGGAGCTCAGCTCGTGA